One Mycobacterium kubicae genomic window carries:
- a CDS encoding acyl-CoA dehydrogenase family protein translates to MDFSRVELSDADKAFQDEARSFLATHVTEEVLRHDRETGDNFNEDLHLKLGAAGYLEGEWKSESEGGFTRVRRRIWELEKRRAQVPWVTWGTTAMVARSVARFASPAIKDVVLQGVFSGHIRLCLGYTEPEGGSDIATCKTRAVRDGDSWLINGSKMFTTGAHNCQYVFLITNTDPNAPKHNSLTMFLVPLDSPGIQIHGIRTVDGDRTNIVYYSDVRVDDKYRLGEVNAGWTVLREPLNVEHGAVAAAPDGLQDTSIMMHQAGSMTLAVDQAAARVTHPDSQGRRPIEDRSVAYRLGRSVARMEAALSAPSIFGRVAIAQTMRDISPDLMDLLGAASALPFGAEGAADNGAAEYVYRFAPLVGIYGGTLEVFRNMIAQYVLGLGKPNYSAPAKRA, encoded by the coding sequence ATGGATTTCTCCCGAGTCGAATTGTCCGACGCGGACAAGGCATTCCAGGACGAGGCGCGCAGTTTTCTGGCCACCCATGTCACCGAAGAAGTGTTACGCCACGACCGCGAGACCGGTGACAACTTCAACGAGGATCTGCACTTGAAGTTGGGTGCCGCAGGCTATCTGGAAGGGGAGTGGAAGTCCGAATCCGAAGGCGGATTCACCCGAGTTCGCCGACGCATCTGGGAGCTGGAGAAGCGCCGGGCGCAGGTGCCATGGGTGACCTGGGGCACCACCGCCATGGTGGCGCGCTCGGTGGCCAGATTCGCCTCGCCCGCGATCAAAGACGTTGTGCTGCAGGGAGTGTTCAGCGGACACATACGACTTTGCCTGGGTTACACCGAACCCGAGGGCGGTTCGGATATCGCAACCTGCAAGACCCGCGCGGTGCGCGACGGCGACAGTTGGCTGATCAACGGCTCGAAGATGTTCACTACGGGCGCCCACAACTGCCAATACGTATTCCTCATCACCAACACCGACCCCAACGCGCCGAAACACAACAGCCTGACCATGTTTCTGGTCCCGCTCGATTCGCCGGGTATCCAGATCCACGGCATCCGAACCGTGGACGGCGACCGCACGAACATCGTCTACTACAGCGATGTGCGCGTCGACGACAAGTATCGGTTGGGCGAGGTGAACGCGGGATGGACCGTGCTTCGTGAGCCGCTCAACGTCGAGCACGGCGCGGTGGCGGCCGCACCCGACGGGTTGCAGGACACCTCGATCATGATGCACCAGGCCGGGTCCATGACCTTGGCGGTCGACCAGGCCGCCGCGCGCGTCACACATCCGGATTCGCAGGGCCGCCGCCCGATCGAGGACCGGTCGGTGGCATACCGTTTGGGCCGTAGCGTCGCCCGGATGGAGGCGGCTCTCTCGGCGCCCAGCATCTTCGGCCGCGTTGCCATCGCACAGACGATGCGGGACATCTCCCCGGACTTGATGGATCTGCTCGGGGCCGCGTCCGCGTTGCCGTTCGGCGCCGAGGGCGCCGCCGATAACGGCGCTGCGGAGTACGTCTACCGATTCGCCCCCCTGGTGGGCATCTACGGTGGCACGTTGGAAGTTTTCCGCAACATGATCGCGCAGTACGTCTTGGGCCTCGGCAAACCCAACTACTCGGCGCCTGCCAAGCGGGCCTGA
- a CDS encoding acyl-CoA dehydrogenase family protein, with the protein MDRFELRRLDYSLSEDHVAVQGAYQQFFKTHCPIETVRAAELSGFDKNLWERLCAMGATTMALPESAGGDGATLVDLTLVAEEIGRSLAPVPWIDHVCAARLLHRLGASRERISAVANGEQIAGLDARIDPGPGVRLVPTGSIADHVIIRDGDQIAGLSFDTRPAKVDNIGRLPMAWVDPDAAGSRTVLGEGPEALATYSRALDEWRLLTAAALVGLVEETMTIAAEFAKNRYTLGVPISTLQGISHPLANMAITVQGGRNLVRRAAWFLENEPDERPELAPSAFVFMAEEATRAATMAVHIQGGLGVSAEAAATAYLVRARGWPLAGGDPGTTAQRIADIVTARESALAAARI; encoded by the coding sequence ATGGACCGCTTCGAATTGCGCAGGTTGGACTACAGCCTCTCGGAGGACCACGTCGCGGTGCAAGGCGCCTATCAGCAATTCTTCAAGACCCACTGCCCCATCGAAACGGTTCGCGCCGCAGAGCTTTCCGGGTTCGACAAGAACCTGTGGGAGCGCTTGTGCGCCATGGGCGCCACAACGATGGCGCTGCCCGAATCCGCCGGCGGTGATGGTGCGACATTGGTCGACTTGACCTTGGTGGCCGAAGAGATCGGCCGGTCGTTGGCTCCGGTTCCCTGGATCGACCACGTCTGTGCCGCGCGCCTGTTGCACCGACTGGGCGCATCCCGCGAGCGCATCTCGGCCGTGGCCAATGGAGAACAGATCGCCGGGCTGGACGCCCGCATCGACCCCGGGCCCGGCGTTCGGTTGGTGCCCACCGGGTCGATCGCCGACCACGTAATCATCCGCGATGGTGATCAGATCGCCGGGCTCAGCTTCGACACCCGGCCCGCCAAAGTGGACAACATCGGCCGACTGCCCATGGCTTGGGTGGACCCGGACGCCGCCGGCTCGCGGACGGTATTGGGCGAGGGTCCGGAGGCCTTGGCGACTTACTCTCGCGCGCTTGACGAATGGCGGCTGCTCACCGCAGCCGCGTTGGTAGGTCTCGTGGAGGAGACGATGACCATCGCCGCAGAGTTCGCCAAGAACCGCTACACGCTCGGTGTGCCCATCTCGACGCTGCAGGGCATCTCCCATCCACTGGCCAACATGGCCATCACCGTGCAAGGCGGACGCAACCTCGTGCGCCGCGCTGCGTGGTTCCTGGAGAACGAACCCGACGAACGGCCCGAGCTGGCGCCGTCGGCCTTCGTGTTCATGGCGGAGGAAGCAACGCGAGCCGCCACCATGGCCGTCCACATCCAGGGTGGTCTTGGTGTTTCGGCCGAAGCCGCCGCGACGGCATACCTGGTCCGCGCCCGTGGCTGGCCGCTAGCCGGCGGTGATCCCGGCACCACAGCACAGCGGATCGCCGACATAGTGACCGCTCGGGAAAGCGCTCTCGCGGCGGCCCGAATTTAG
- a CDS encoding amidohydrolase family protein, which translates to MTQKVIDCLVNVHFGETDVQPTWMRKVKDDYFKGPDSMFAPVDLSELLDEMDAHGVQKAILMDSLANPSTTARKFVEAKPDRFALAMGGVNLLRPVRPLRELSAIVNDLPVAYSVVGPSFWGDGQYPPSDAVYYPLYAKCAELGLPLCINTGIPGPPIPGEVQHPMHLDRVCVRFPELRLCMIHGADPWWEVAIRLLLKYANLRIMTSAWSPKRLPDSLLHYMRTRGRNKVIFASDWPVLTMHRVVPEAQALDLPAEVLDDYLYNNAQEFFFEQEH; encoded by the coding sequence ATGACGCAGAAAGTAATCGACTGCCTGGTCAACGTGCACTTCGGAGAGACCGACGTGCAACCCACTTGGATGCGCAAGGTCAAAGACGACTACTTCAAAGGCCCTGACTCGATGTTCGCCCCCGTCGACTTGTCCGAGTTGCTCGACGAGATGGACGCGCACGGCGTGCAGAAGGCCATCCTGATGGACTCCCTGGCCAATCCCTCGACCACCGCGCGCAAGTTCGTCGAAGCCAAGCCGGACCGGTTCGCGCTCGCGATGGGGGGAGTGAACCTGCTGCGTCCGGTGCGGCCGCTGCGCGAACTCAGTGCGATCGTCAACGATCTGCCCGTCGCCTATTCCGTTGTGGGGCCGAGCTTTTGGGGTGACGGTCAATATCCGCCCAGCGACGCCGTGTACTACCCGTTGTACGCCAAGTGCGCGGAATTGGGCCTGCCACTGTGTATCAACACCGGCATCCCCGGCCCACCCATTCCCGGGGAGGTACAGCATCCGATGCATCTGGATCGGGTATGCGTACGCTTCCCAGAGTTGCGGCTGTGCATGATCCACGGTGCGGATCCGTGGTGGGAGGTGGCGATCCGATTGTTGCTCAAGTACGCCAACCTGCGCATCATGACGTCGGCGTGGTCGCCCAAGCGATTGCCGGACAGCCTGCTGCACTACATGCGTACCCGCGGCAGGAACAAGGTCATCTTCGCCTCCGACTGGCCGGTGTTGACCATGCACCGCGTGGTGCCCGAGGCTCAGGCGCTCGACTTACCCGCTGAGGTGCTCGACGACTATCTGTACAACAACGCCCAGGAATTCTTCTTCGAACAGGAGCACTGA